The following coding sequences are from one Paenibacillus tundrae window:
- a CDS encoding carbohydrate ABC transporter permease, giving the protein MRQYSSLRRNLTGYAFISPFIIGFLGFTLIPMFVSLYMSFTSYNLFTSPRWIGLDNYYKMFFEDPKYWNSVKVTFLYVFIGVPLRLIFALFVAMILNTGSRMVGTYRTLYYLPSIIGGSVAVSIMWRNLFSNEGVVNSALVAIGVGPISWFGDPDASLVMLISLSVWQFGSSMLIFLAGLKNISPEMYEAAGVDGANPIRKFFSITLPLLSPIVLFNLIMQTIGAFMTFVPAYIISKGEGGPMDGTMLYSLYLFRQAFMFNNMGYASAMAWIMLLMIGLLTVAVFLTSKFWVFYESEGGK; this is encoded by the coding sequence TTGAGACAGTATTCGTCGTTACGTAGAAACCTGACCGGATATGCGTTTATCAGCCCGTTCATTATTGGCTTTCTGGGCTTTACGCTGATCCCCATGTTTGTTTCTCTATATATGTCATTCACGAGTTATAACTTGTTCACTTCTCCGCGCTGGATCGGGCTCGACAACTACTACAAGATGTTTTTTGAAGACCCGAAATACTGGAACTCGGTTAAGGTAACATTCCTATATGTATTCATTGGGGTACCGTTAAGGTTGATCTTCGCCCTCTTCGTAGCGATGATCCTGAATACTGGCTCTCGCATGGTTGGAACGTACCGTACCTTGTACTACTTACCATCGATCATCGGTGGTAGTGTCGCTGTATCCATTATGTGGCGCAACCTCTTCAGTAACGAAGGTGTCGTTAACAGTGCACTCGTAGCAATCGGAGTAGGGCCAATAAGCTGGTTTGGTGATCCGGATGCATCTCTCGTTATGCTAATCTCGCTGTCCGTGTGGCAGTTTGGTTCCTCCATGTTGATCTTCCTAGCAGGTCTCAAAAATATTTCTCCTGAGATGTATGAGGCAGCGGGTGTGGATGGAGCGAATCCGATTCGTAAATTTTTCAGCATTACCTTGCCACTCCTCAGTCCAATTGTTCTGTTCAACCTGATCATGCAAACCATTGGTGCATTCATGACGTTTGTACCTGCCTATATCATCTCCAAAGGAGAAGGCGGCCCAATGGACGGTACGATGCTCTACTCCCTGTACCTGTTCCGTCAGGCGTTTATGTTTAACAACATGGGTTACGCTTCGGCAATGGCCTGGATCATGTTGCTGATGATTGGTTTGCTTACTGTAGCGGTGTTCCTGACATCTAAATTCTGGGTATTCTATGAATCCGAAGGAGGGAAGTAA
- the uvsE gene encoding UV DNA damage repair endonuclease UvsE yields the protein MLVRFGYVAMSVLVENASPSRTMTMASFKKIDDRQAAIRKLERIAAENLHNTLRLLRHNRGSHIHVYRFSSKLIPLATHEDLSDWDPFPALKSDFAAIGEFVKENQMRVSFHPDHFTVLSTPREEVLRNSIKDLRHHVRMLDAMGLNATAKNNIHIGGAYGDKPSAALRFEENFMKLDRDIQERITLENDDKTFNVPETLAVCEHLGLPMVLDIHHQWVNNEGEKPWELWPNILKTWTSPLAQADSPADRPLVPKIHVSSPKSEKDPRGHADGVEVEPLLDFLRHIAADTPALDVMIEAKRKDEALVQLMQKLAFYHEEGVEWVDESTVIIHP from the coding sequence ATGCTCGTGCGTTTTGGTTACGTGGCTATGTCTGTGCTTGTGGAGAATGCTTCACCATCGCGCACAATGACCATGGCCAGCTTCAAAAAGATCGACGACAGGCAAGCAGCCATTCGTAAGCTGGAACGGATCGCGGCTGAGAATCTACACAATACGTTACGATTACTCAGACATAATCGCGGGAGTCATATTCATGTCTACCGTTTCTCCTCCAAATTAATTCCACTCGCAACGCATGAGGATCTAAGTGATTGGGATCCATTTCCGGCACTAAAATCTGATTTTGCAGCGATAGGTGAATTTGTGAAGGAGAATCAGATGCGTGTATCGTTTCACCCTGATCATTTTACGGTACTCAGTACACCTCGTGAGGAAGTGCTGCGTAATTCGATCAAGGATCTGCGTCATCATGTGCGGATGCTGGATGCAATGGGTCTAAATGCAACTGCCAAGAACAATATACATATTGGTGGTGCATATGGGGACAAGCCTTCTGCAGCACTTCGTTTTGAAGAGAACTTTATGAAGCTGGACAGGGATATTCAAGAGCGGATCACGCTCGAAAATGATGACAAAACCTTCAATGTGCCCGAAACTCTAGCGGTGTGTGAACATTTAGGGCTACCGATGGTACTGGATATTCATCATCAGTGGGTCAACAACGAAGGGGAAAAGCCTTGGGAGCTGTGGCCTAACATTCTGAAAACATGGACGTCACCCCTTGCCCAGGCAGATTCACCAGCGGATCGCCCACTCGTACCTAAGATTCACGTGTCCAGCCCGAAGAGTGAGAAAGATCCGCGTGGTCATGCGGACGGCGTAGAGGTAGAGCCGTTGCTGGATTTTTTAAGGCACATTGCTGCAGATACTCCTGCGCTGGATGTTATGATTGAGGCTAAACGTAAAGATGAAGCGTTGGTTCAATTGATGCAGAAGTTAGCGTTCTATCACGAAGAGGGCGTGGAGTGGGTAGACGAATCAACGGTCATTATTCATCCCTAG
- a CDS encoding response regulator transcription factor, with the protein MYKVMLVDDERVILEGISQVVDWAAAGTELVDTARNGIEALDKIGQSRPDIIITDISMPGLDGLGLIEKASEAYPDLRFIMLSGYKEFEYARRAMQYGVKHYLLKPCNENQIHDALSELLQEQQDAQVKEHVAGEMKQRLQRVLPHVKEQFLLEFMTNRTYGPGDLEYYQELFDLELEDTEVRLLLFRIADEHDYSHLFAIKNIANDLLPHVMLSTTIEGKLLILLKDSADAVTLQESIEEVRATFTRLYKLQVTAALSEADRMIQARRLFREALQCLNHRFFIGEGKLITKSDLVLAGEREGIHVEQDADQLCQLIKSGNAEEAASEVDRLFDLLSEHQLEIEVTRSYVVQLYSAMIQVCPPEEATEFTQRMAELSHIDTLSGLKSFVSSSAARLTSGYYKNHISRQSSAVEKMMDIVDRHYGEADLSLNGVAHQMLYMNPDYLGKIFKKVTGENFSNYVNRLRIERACDHIRRGGDVKVFELAELFGFGGNSQYFSQVFKKWTGMTPTEFRRSGT; encoded by the coding sequence ATGTACAAAGTGATGCTCGTAGATGATGAGCGTGTCATTCTAGAGGGGATTTCCCAGGTGGTCGATTGGGCCGCAGCAGGCACAGAGCTGGTGGATACGGCAAGGAACGGAATTGAAGCATTGGACAAAATTGGGCAATCCCGTCCTGACATTATCATTACGGATATTTCCATGCCTGGTCTAGATGGTCTTGGACTTATTGAGAAGGCATCCGAGGCCTATCCTGATCTACGGTTTATTATGTTGTCTGGTTATAAGGAGTTCGAGTATGCCCGCAGAGCCATGCAATATGGGGTGAAGCATTATCTGCTGAAGCCTTGTAATGAGAATCAGATCCATGATGCCTTATCCGAGTTGCTACAGGAACAGCAGGATGCCCAGGTGAAGGAGCATGTAGCCGGAGAGATGAAGCAGAGACTGCAACGGGTTCTTCCACATGTGAAAGAACAGTTTCTGCTTGAATTCATGACGAATCGAACCTATGGACCAGGTGACTTGGAATACTATCAAGAGCTGTTCGATCTGGAGCTTGAGGATACTGAAGTTCGCCTATTGCTGTTCCGAATTGCAGATGAGCATGATTACAGTCATTTATTTGCGATCAAGAATATCGCGAATGATCTTCTCCCACATGTCATGTTAAGTACAACGATTGAAGGAAAGCTGTTGATTTTGCTGAAAGATTCCGCTGATGCAGTTACATTACAGGAAAGTATTGAAGAAGTTCGGGCCACATTTACTCGCTTGTATAAATTACAGGTGACTGCTGCACTAAGCGAAGCAGATCGAATGATCCAGGCTCGGCGTCTGTTCCGTGAAGCACTGCAATGTCTGAACCATCGCTTTTTCATCGGAGAAGGGAAGCTAATAACGAAGAGCGACCTTGTATTAGCGGGCGAACGCGAAGGTATACATGTGGAACAGGATGCGGATCAGTTGTGTCAATTAATTAAGTCGGGAAATGCCGAAGAAGCAGCTTCTGAAGTGGATCGTCTGTTTGATCTGTTATCAGAGCATCAGCTGGAGATTGAGGTTACTCGTTCCTATGTGGTGCAATTGTATTCGGCAATGATTCAAGTCTGTCCACCCGAAGAGGCAACGGAATTCACTCAGCGGATGGCAGAGCTATCTCATATCGATACGTTATCTGGTCTGAAATCCTTTGTATCCAGCAGTGCAGCTCGGTTGACCTCGGGTTACTACAAGAACCATATCAGTCGCCAGTCTTCGGCGGTGGAGAAAATGATGGATATCGTAGATCGTCACTACGGTGAAGCAGATCTCTCGCTAAACGGCGTAGCACATCAGATGTTATATATGAATCCGGATTACTTAGGGAAAATTTTCAAAAAGGTGACCGGTGAGAATTTTTCAAACTATGTGAATCGACTTCGGATCGAACGGGCATGTGATCATATTCGCAGAGGCGGGGATGTAAAAGTATTTGAGCTTGCCGAATTATTCGGCTTCGGAGGTAACTCGCAATATTTCAGTCAGGTGTTCAAAAAGTGGACGGGAATGACACCTACTGAATTCCGTAGATCCGGCACGTAA
- a CDS encoding inositol monophosphatase family protein, whose protein sequence is MNEKEKTPYVVTSKSYTAVAINAASKAGEWIKSRLGTVSELGIKYSPQDLVTEVDKGAEQMIRRLILTHFPEHAILGEEGVEPGPEASARALQEIQDEEYLWIVDPVDGTTNFVHGFPFFSVSIGLAHRGEVIVGVIYDPSRDELFVAEKGKGAYVHGNRMGVSGEQELAHSLVAVGFPADPNYTLPINMAAVQALAPQVRNLRAGGSAALHLAYVAAGRLSAYTEIGLKPWDIAAGALLVAESGGTITDTVGTPYDLSVSHIVASNGKIHDALTGVLKEAKATGME, encoded by the coding sequence TTGAATGAGAAGGAAAAGACACCTTATGTCGTGACAAGCAAAAGCTATACTGCCGTCGCCATCAATGCAGCTTCCAAAGCTGGAGAGTGGATCAAGAGTCGCCTTGGAACGGTAAGTGAACTTGGAATCAAGTATTCTCCGCAAGATCTGGTAACCGAAGTGGATAAAGGAGCGGAACAGATGATCCGCCGCCTCATTCTTACCCATTTTCCTGAGCATGCTATTCTGGGTGAAGAGGGCGTGGAGCCCGGACCTGAGGCTTCTGCTAGAGCGCTCCAAGAGATTCAAGATGAAGAGTATCTTTGGATTGTTGACCCCGTGGATGGCACGACCAATTTCGTGCATGGATTTCCGTTCTTTTCGGTATCTATCGGATTAGCACATCGTGGTGAAGTTATTGTAGGTGTTATTTACGATCCTTCACGGGATGAATTATTTGTAGCTGAAAAAGGAAAAGGCGCCTACGTTCATGGTAATCGTATGGGTGTATCTGGAGAGCAAGAGCTGGCGCATAGCCTTGTCGCTGTTGGCTTCCCTGCTGATCCTAACTATACCCTGCCTATTAATATGGCTGCTGTACAAGCGCTTGCCCCACAGGTACGTAACTTACGTGCTGGCGGTTCAGCTGCATTACATCTGGCTTATGTTGCAGCAGGACGACTTAGCGCTTATACGGAAATCGGACTGAAACCATGGGATATTGCAGCAGGCGCACTACTCGTTGCAGAGTCTGGTGGCACAATTACAGATACGGTTGGAACACCGTACGATCTGTCCGTTAGCCATATCGTCGCGAGTAATGGCAAAATTCATGACGCCCTGACAGGTGTACTGAAGGAAGCCAAAGCTACGGGTATGGAGTGA
- a CDS encoding sensor histidine kinase has product MRKIKNAFMTLPIHHKTILLIGLLMLVSFTFYVSVLRYVFSIYDRQIYEKSSQVLNMSSVGIENQLREITNLSFKVMSDEPLQQYLLQLEKAETGYEKNSVRKKITNRLVAYAGSEKYVYSMIFIDNDKNIMAAGNREGVSEAMQNELVALGEQHSGANAWYTGGDRQARLLSVRQVKSFIGGAFTLDKLGTLVIRVRLDRIVQDQMQHPAEDSQLLITDGREVIYPTEPSVSESEIESELKRIQPYGIAMFEQGRNFVARAHSSYTDWVYLYMTPFDQMFKQVQFVKQLVTVIFIVIFLAALIFGFRFSRSITQPIAHLIKKMRNIEKGDLDKLEEAALGDIPSSPQNEVGLLHRTFKMMLQRIRELIDENYAKQLVIRETELKALQAQINPHFLYNTLESINWLAKVQKQRQISEMVEALGFLLRSSVNMSEKWITLERELDIVRSYVTIQRTRFEERLDFDMEIAPEVGTARIPKLTLQPLVENAIHYALEPSIDPCRIRIRARADGDKVIIEVEDDGPGMTAEFLQQLQEGQIQTRGQGIGLSNIQERIRLTFGDEGTMVMSSSPGSGTVVSISIPWIREDDDDVQSDARR; this is encoded by the coding sequence ATGAGGAAAATTAAGAACGCTTTCATGACGTTGCCAATACATCACAAAACCATCCTTCTCATCGGGCTTTTGATGTTGGTCAGCTTCACCTTTTATGTCTCCGTCCTGCGATATGTCTTCAGCATCTATGACCGTCAGATTTACGAGAAGTCATCACAGGTTCTTAATATGTCCTCTGTAGGCATCGAGAATCAGCTTCGGGAGATCACGAATCTATCCTTCAAAGTCATGTCGGACGAACCGCTACAGCAATATCTGCTGCAGTTGGAGAAGGCAGAGACGGGATACGAAAAGAACAGTGTACGCAAGAAGATCACCAATCGACTTGTCGCTTATGCAGGCTCGGAGAAATACGTGTATTCCATGATATTTATTGATAATGATAAAAATATTATGGCTGCGGGAAACCGAGAGGGTGTATCCGAAGCAATGCAAAATGAGCTGGTTGCGCTCGGTGAGCAGCATTCTGGTGCAAATGCATGGTATACCGGCGGGGATCGCCAAGCGAGATTGCTATCGGTAAGACAGGTGAAATCCTTCATTGGCGGTGCGTTTACACTGGATAAGCTGGGGACGTTAGTGATTCGTGTTCGATTGGATCGCATTGTCCAGGATCAGATGCAGCATCCGGCAGAGGATTCTCAGCTACTCATTACGGATGGTAGAGAAGTCATCTATCCAACTGAACCCTCAGTCAGTGAATCTGAAATTGAGTCAGAATTGAAGCGAATTCAGCCATATGGCATTGCTATGTTTGAACAAGGAAGGAATTTTGTCGCCCGAGCTCATTCCTCCTACACAGATTGGGTGTACCTGTATATGACTCCCTTTGATCAGATGTTTAAGCAGGTTCAGTTTGTCAAACAGCTGGTAACGGTTATTTTCATTGTCATATTTCTGGCGGCACTTATATTCGGATTCCGTTTCTCGCGTAGCATCACTCAGCCTATTGCCCATTTGATCAAGAAAATGCGCAATATTGAAAAGGGTGATCTCGACAAGCTGGAGGAAGCTGCACTTGGTGATATCCCGTCTTCCCCGCAAAATGAGGTTGGGCTATTACATCGAACCTTCAAAATGATGCTACAGCGCATCCGTGAATTGATTGATGAGAATTATGCCAAGCAGCTGGTGATTCGTGAGACAGAGTTGAAAGCGCTTCAGGCGCAGATCAACCCTCACTTCTTATATAACACTCTGGAATCGATCAATTGGCTCGCCAAAGTTCAGAAACAACGTCAAATCTCTGAAATGGTAGAGGCACTTGGGTTTTTGTTACGAAGCTCAGTGAATATGTCTGAAAAGTGGATTACGCTCGAAAGAGAATTGGATATCGTGCGCAGCTATGTGACGATTCAGCGTACACGCTTTGAGGAAAGACTTGATTTTGACATGGAGATTGCTCCTGAAGTGGGAACAGCACGGATTCCTAAACTGACATTACAGCCTTTGGTGGAGAACGCCATTCATTATGCGCTGGAACCAAGCATAGATCCTTGCCGAATTCGCATCCGAGCGAGGGCAGACGGGGATAAGGTGATTATTGAAGTGGAGGATGATGGTCCGGGAATGACAGCGGAATTCCTACAACAATTGCAGGAGGGACAGATTCAGACAAGAGGGCAGGGCATTGGGTTATCAAACATTCAAGAACGGATCAGACTGACCTTCGGTGATGAAGGCACAATGGTCATGAGCAGCAGCCCTGGATCAGGAACTGTAGTATCGATCAGCATACCTTGGATTAGAGAGGACGATGACGATGTACAAAGTGATGCTCGTAGATGA
- a CDS encoding ABC transporter substrate-binding protein, giving the protein MVKKAIFLMMAALLVFTAACSSGGGSEGSSSDGSVNLRIAWWGSDARHEYTQKVIDLYKEKNPNVKIDVEYASFDDYWKKLAPQAAASQLPDIVQMDISYISQYAQNGQLEDLAPYLGNQIKVDDVSENVISTGVINGKQYGVPAGVNVLGFQYDPALLQKAGVDAIPDNMTWETYEELGKQAADKGLYLDGGVAPDIFFHYFLRTKGLSLYNAEGTGLGYDDDKLFVEFFGLMRRMIEQGAAPTPDIANQTKGIIEESDLVKEKGIGVWQWSNQFVALQQVANRPLAFAPMPGPDMEKGLYMQPSMYWGVTSNSKVKEEAAKFIDFWVNDVEANKLIKGERGVPISGAIKEAIAPELSDATKQVFEFVASMEPKASPMSPPPPVGSPEVISSLADVVEELNFGKITPEQAAETFRKNAESVLANNK; this is encoded by the coding sequence ATGGTGAAAAAGGCAATATTCCTGATGATGGCTGCATTGCTGGTTTTTACAGCAGCATGTAGTTCAGGCGGAGGATCAGAGGGCTCATCCTCAGATGGATCGGTTAACCTACGAATCGCTTGGTGGGGTTCAGACGCACGGCATGAATACACACAGAAGGTCATCGACCTGTACAAAGAGAAAAACCCGAATGTCAAAATTGACGTGGAATATGCTTCATTTGATGACTACTGGAAAAAGCTCGCTCCACAAGCAGCGGCAAGTCAGTTGCCTGACATTGTGCAGATGGACATCTCCTATATCAGTCAATATGCACAGAATGGTCAGCTAGAGGATCTGGCTCCATATCTAGGCAACCAGATCAAAGTAGATGATGTCTCCGAGAATGTTATCAGCACTGGCGTAATTAACGGCAAACAGTATGGTGTGCCTGCTGGTGTTAACGTTCTAGGTTTCCAATACGATCCAGCATTGCTTCAAAAAGCAGGTGTGGATGCCATTCCGGACAATATGACTTGGGAAACCTACGAAGAGCTGGGTAAACAAGCCGCGGATAAAGGTCTGTATTTGGATGGTGGGGTAGCGCCGGATATCTTCTTCCACTACTTCCTGCGTACCAAAGGACTGTCACTGTACAATGCGGAAGGAACGGGGCTTGGCTACGACGACGATAAATTATTCGTTGAGTTCTTCGGACTTATGCGTCGCATGATTGAGCAAGGTGCAGCACCTACGCCAGATATTGCTAACCAAACCAAAGGCATTATTGAAGAATCCGATCTTGTTAAAGAAAAAGGAATCGGTGTATGGCAATGGTCGAATCAGTTCGTAGCATTGCAACAAGTAGCTAACCGTCCACTTGCATTCGCACCAATGCCAGGTCCTGATATGGAAAAAGGTCTTTATATGCAGCCAAGTATGTATTGGGGTGTAACGTCCAACTCGAAAGTAAAAGAAGAAGCTGCTAAATTCATCGATTTCTGGGTGAACGATGTAGAAGCTAACAAATTGATCAAAGGTGAGCGCGGTGTGCCTATCTCTGGAGCAATCAAAGAAGCGATTGCACCTGAACTGAGCGATGCAACCAAACAGGTATTTGAATTCGTAGCATCGATGGAGCCGAAAGCTTCTCCAATGAGCCCACCACCACCAGTAGGTTCACCTGAAGTAATCTCATCTCTAGCAGATGTTGTTGAAGAACTGAACTTTGGCAAAATCACACCAGAGCAAGCGGCAGAGACATTCCGCAAAAATGCTGAATCTGTCCTAGCCAACAATAAATAA
- a CDS encoding stalk domain-containing protein has translation MKRKVTWGNTAAGLTASMLAGMLLLASSALPAHAAEAGTSTLPASTTEASLPAKKDAVAVTKEFRIVTLGDSITVGYEPNLKEQELPYGYVERLQEQGLLHGRTQVDNFGIAGLKSSGLKTFTTAIKEGKTLTSEAIQPSLPDPRAGQIGANTAAIRESIAQANLVAITIGGNDVSELLGTANKLSDQELQEKVKELLTTYTANISATITDIHEINPTARIVIADQYQPMPEVAGKELYAKLMEASKAFTTTIDGIAAQFTSQGIDVQVAHVAKEFIGGEGTMTHMIRDRDFHPNQLGYASIAEVFSKTIWGNYTKLTVPAAGEPMNIIVGGKTLDTPYKPIIRSGKNFVAIQDIVNAVGATTVWDNKTSTATITYGDRKVAVKIGANAVLVNGASVKVDTPAFLNKVGKESKTYVPLAMVAEGLGFDVQYVAKLKTVFVNP, from the coding sequence ATGAAGCGTAAAGTTACATGGGGAAATACAGCAGCAGGATTAACAGCGAGTATGTTAGCCGGAATGTTGCTCTTAGCATCATCTGCACTGCCTGCACATGCGGCAGAGGCAGGTACAAGCACATTACCAGCGAGCACAACCGAAGCATCGTTGCCAGCGAAGAAAGATGCAGTAGCGGTAACGAAGGAGTTTCGTATCGTAACCCTGGGAGATTCTATCACTGTGGGATACGAGCCTAATTTGAAAGAGCAAGAGCTACCATATGGCTATGTAGAACGTTTGCAGGAGCAAGGCTTGCTTCATGGTCGTACGCAAGTGGATAACTTCGGCATTGCTGGGTTGAAGAGCAGTGGTCTGAAGACGTTCACGACGGCAATTAAAGAAGGCAAAACGCTCACGTCTGAAGCGATTCAACCAAGTCTGCCAGACCCAAGAGCTGGACAGATCGGAGCGAATACCGCTGCCATTCGGGAGAGTATTGCTCAAGCGAATCTAGTAGCCATTACAATTGGCGGAAATGACGTATCGGAATTGCTCGGTACAGCCAACAAGCTGAGTGATCAGGAGCTGCAAGAGAAGGTAAAAGAATTACTTACAACATATACAGCGAATATTAGTGCAACGATTACTGACATTCATGAGATTAATCCAACCGCTCGAATTGTGATTGCTGATCAATATCAACCGATGCCAGAGGTAGCAGGCAAGGAGCTTTATGCTAAACTTATGGAGGCATCCAAAGCCTTCACAACAACGATTGATGGAATTGCTGCTCAATTCACTTCCCAAGGGATCGATGTACAAGTAGCTCACGTAGCGAAAGAGTTTATTGGTGGCGAAGGTACGATGACACATATGATCAGAGATCGTGATTTCCATCCGAATCAATTGGGATATGCATCGATTGCTGAAGTGTTTTCCAAAACCATCTGGGGCAACTATACGAAACTGACAGTTCCAGCAGCAGGCGAGCCAATGAACATTATCGTCGGCGGCAAAACGCTGGATACACCGTACAAACCGATCATCCGTAGCGGCAAGAACTTTGTAGCCATTCAGGATATCGTGAACGCGGTTGGTGCAACAACGGTTTGGGATAACAAAACATCTACAGCTACAATTACTTATGGTGATCGTAAGGTTGCTGTGAAGATCGGTGCGAATGCGGTTCTAGTTAATGGAGCATCGGTTAAGGTTGACACACCTGCCTTCCTGAACAAGGTAGGCAAAGAGTCCAAAACATACGTACCTCTTGCTATGGTAGCAGAAGGTCTTGGATTTGACGTGCAATATGTAGCGAAGCTGAAAACGGTATTCGTGAATCCGTAA
- a CDS encoding carbohydrate ABC transporter permease, whose amino-acid sequence MVWRNVKWPIYHLFVAALALLMLYPVLWMLFSSFKESRTIFVTADTLFPTEWIWSNYVDGWKGAGGRPFMDYITNSLVIVIISTIGAVISSSLIAFGFARLNFKGRAFWFSIMMLTLMLPHDVVLVPQYIIFTKLGWLNTILPIVVPTFFGMPFFIFLMVQFIRTIPKELDEAATIDGCNKFRLYIQIIMPLIKSSLATAAIFSFYWRWEDLLGPVLYLNSPDKYTVSMALKMFLDSESASNWGAMFAMSIVSLVPVVAVFFIFQKQIVQGMSTSGLKG is encoded by the coding sequence ATGGTTTGGAGAAATGTTAAATGGCCCATATATCACCTGTTCGTTGCAGCACTAGCCCTCCTGATGCTCTATCCAGTGCTCTGGATGCTATTCAGTTCCTTCAAGGAGAGCCGTACCATCTTCGTCACGGCAGACACGCTCTTCCCAACAGAATGGATATGGAGCAACTATGTTGATGGCTGGAAAGGTGCTGGCGGCAGACCGTTCATGGATTATATTACGAACTCGCTTGTCATTGTTATCATCTCAACTATTGGTGCAGTGATATCGTCATCATTGATTGCTTTTGGTTTTGCCAGACTGAACTTCAAAGGACGTGCCTTCTGGTTCTCCATTATGATGTTGACTCTTATGCTGCCACATGACGTTGTACTCGTTCCTCAATATATCATCTTTACGAAGCTTGGTTGGTTGAATACGATATTGCCGATCGTTGTTCCTACATTCTTCGGGATGCCGTTCTTCATCTTCCTGATGGTGCAGTTCATTCGAACGATTCCTAAGGAATTGGATGAGGCAGCTACGATTGATGGATGTAACAAATTTAGGCTGTACATTCAGATTATTATGCCACTCATCAAATCATCACTGGCTACTGCCGCAATCTTCTCCTTCTATTGGAGATGGGAGGATTTGCTGGGTCCAGTATTGTACCTGAATTCACCGGATAAATATACCGTTTCGATGGCTCTGAAAATGTTCCTGGATAGCGAATCTGCCTCCAACTGGGGAGCGATGTTCGCGATGTCCATCGTCAGTCTCGTACCTGTTGTAGCTGTGTTCTTTATCTTCCAGAAACAAATTGTACAAGGGATGAGCACTAGCGGTTTGAAAGGCTAA